In Mangifera indica cultivar Alphonso chromosome 1, CATAS_Mindica_2.1, whole genome shotgun sequence, a single genomic region encodes these proteins:
- the LOC123210031 gene encoding glycine-rich protein DC7.1-like: MAFSKTFLLLGLAFAVVLLISSEVTAGELAETTQETNVEHSDHKFGHGHGHGHSLGHGHKHGHGHHERHHEGHHGGHPADETKEVKN, encoded by the exons ATGGCTTTCTCCAAGACTTTCCTTCTCCTTGGCCTCGCCTTTGCAGTTGTCCTTCTCATCTCCTCCGAGGTGACTGCTGGTGAGCTTGCTGAGACCACCC AAGAAACCAACGTGGAGCACTCTGACCATAAATTCGGACACGGTCACGGACATGGCCACAGTCTTGGCCACGGCCACAAACACGGCCATGGACACCATGAAAGACATCATGAAGGACACCATGGAGGGCACCCTGCCGATGAGACAAAGGAGGTCAAAAACTGA
- the LOC123223733 gene encoding cell division protein FtsZ homolog 1, chloroplastic-like, with amino-acid sequence MKTFQLTNPNELLSSSSPSFAHSFHLEKRVSHNHKIVRRSLWKRPHKGSVSCSYSPIETAKIKVVGVGGGGNNAVNRMIGSGLQGVDFYAINTDSQALLQSAAQNPLQIGELLTRGLGTGGNPVLGEQAAEESKEAIASALKGSDLVFITAGMGGGTGSGAAPVVAQISKEAGYLTVGVVTYPFSFEGRKRSLQALEAIEKLQKNVDTLIVIPNDRLLDIADEQTPLQDAFLLADDVLRQGVQGISDIITIPGLVNVDFADVKAVMKDSGTAMLGVGVSSSKNRAEEAAEQATLAPLIGSSIQSATGVVYNITGGKDITLQEVNRVSQVVTSLADPSANIIFGAVVDERYNGEIHVTIIATGFSQSFQKMLLMDPKAAKLVDKVAGGQESNGIPPLPRSPTSPSPVNSRRSPKLFF; translated from the exons atgaaaacttttCAACTGACAAACCCAAATGAGTTACTTTCATCATCCTCGCCTTCATTTGCCCATTCATTTCACCTCGAGAAAAGAGTCTCACATAATCACAAAATAGTGCGTAGAAGCCTCTGGAAACGACCCCATAAAGGGAGTGTAAGCTGCTCATATTCTCCAATTGAGACTGCCAAAATTAAGGTTGTGGGTGTTGGTGGAGGTGGCAATAATGCTGTTAATCGCATGATTGGCAGTGGTTTACAG GGAGTTGATTTTTATGCCATAAACACGGATTCTCAAGCTCTTTTACAGTCAGCTGCACAGAATCCACTTCAAATTGGAGAGCTTTTGACGCGTGGGCTAG GCACTGGTGGAAATCCGGTTTTGGGGGAGCAGGCTGCCGAGGAGTCAAAAGAAGCCATTGCGAGTGCTCTTAAGGGCTCAGATCTTGTGTTTATTACAGCTGGTATGGGTGGAGGCACAGGCTCGGGTGCTGCACCAGTTGTTGCACAGATATCAAAAGAGGCTGGTTACTTGACTGTTGGTGTGGTTACTTATCCTTTCAGCTTTGAAGGACGTAAAAGATCTTTGCAG GCCCTGGAGGCCATCGAGAAGTTGCAGAAGAATGTTGATACTCTTATTGTGATTCCCAATGATCGTCTGCTTGATATTGCGGATGAGCAGACACCGCTTCAGGATGCTTTCCTCCTTGCTGATGATGTTCTACGTCAAGGGGTGCAAGGAATTTCTGACATAATAACA ATACCTGGACTGGTGAATGTGGATTTTGCGGATGTAAAGGCAGTCATGAAAGATTCTGGAACTGCGATGCTTGGAGTGGGTGTTTCTTCCAGCAAAAATCGTGCTGAAGAAGCTGCTGAACAAGCAACTTTAGCTCCTTTGATTGGATCATCAATCCAGTCAGCAACTGGTGtggtatataatattactggAGGAAAGGACATAACCTTGCAGGAAGTTAATAGAGTCTCTCAG GTTGTAACTAGTTTAGCAGACCCTTCTGCTAACATAATTTTTGGGGCTGTTGTGGACGAACGATACAACGGGGAGATACACGTAACTATTATTGCGACTGGCTTCTCACAATCCTTTCAGAAGATGCTTCTAATGGACCCAAAGGCAGCAAAACTGGTTGACAAAGTGGCTGGAGGCCAAGAGAGCAATGGAATACCTCCTCTCCCCAGGTCACCAACCTCACCTTCACCTGTTAACTCCAGACGGTCGCCAAAGctcttcttttaa
- the LOC123210038 gene encoding glycine-rich protein DC7.1-like, producing MAFSKTFLLLGLAFAVVLLISSEVTARELAETTQETNVELSDHKYGHEHGHGHKHGHKHGHKHHGGHHGGHPADETKEVEN from the exons ATGGCTTTCTCCAAGACTTTCCTTCTTCTTGGCCTCGCCTTTGCAGTTGTCCTTCTCATCTCCTCCGAGGTGACTGCTCGTGAGCTTGCTGAGACCACCC AAGAAACCAACGTGGAGCTGTCTGACCATAAATATGGACACGAACATGGCCACGGTCACAAACATGGCCACAAACACGGCCACAAACACCATGGAGGACACCATGGAGGGCACCCTGCTGATGAGACAAAGGAGGTCGAAAACTGA
- the LOC123210023 gene encoding cold and drought-regulated protein CORA-like — MAFSKTFLLLGLAFAVVLLISSEASARELAETTQETNMEQSNYVHHGFGHGYGHGHGHGHGHGHGGHGHHGGHHGGHHGGHPADETQEVETEAGKN, encoded by the exons ATGGCTTTCTCCAAGACTTTCCTTCTTCTGGGCCTCGCTTTTGCAGTTGTCCTTCTCATCTCCTCCGAGGCGTCTGCTCGTGAGCTTGCTGAGACCACAC AGGAAACCAACATGGAGCAGTCCAATTATGTTCACCATGGATTCGGGCATGGATACGGACATGGCCACGGTCACGGCCATGGCCATGGCCATGGTGGCCATGGACACCATGGAGGCCATCATGGTGGACACCATGGAGGGCACCCTGCCGATGAGACACAGGAGGTGGAAACTGAAGCTGGAAAGAACTAG
- the LOC123223739 gene encoding V-type proton ATPase subunit e1 encodes MGFIVTTLIFVVIGIIASLCTRICCNRGPSTNLLHLTLVITATVCCWMMWAIVYLAQMKPLIVPILSEGE; translated from the exons ATGGGGTTTATTGTTACAACGCTCATCTTTGTGGTGATTGGAATCATTGCGTCGCTTTGTACCAGAATTTGCTGCAACAGAGGACCCTCTactaattt GCTCCACTTAACATTGGTTATTACAGCAACAGTATGCTGTTGGATGAT GTGGGCGATTGTATACCTTGCCCAGATGAAACCACTCATAGTCCCCATTCTGAGTGAAGGCGAATGA